From a single Solanum dulcamara chromosome 4, daSolDulc1.2, whole genome shotgun sequence genomic region:
- the LOC129885786 gene encoding uncharacterized protein LOC129885786: MEKGKRGSERWNAAIGNLSEMTSNLDSLQKLLVKKAVFVDDDTFSKASLTSEQARTIKVLEQRVRTLERELDNAISAAAHARTEKRQAEAAQKAAELRAQEVTRELENTTRVFELHMEELRAKQEEIAKRDKEIKLLEAIIQTLGGKGSHSSNE, translated from the exons aTGGAGAAGGGTAAACGGGGGAGTGAGAGATGGAACGCTGCGATCGGAAATCTATCGGAGATGACATCCAATCTGGACTCACTACAAAAGCTACTTGTGAAGAAAGCAGTGTTCGTCGACGACGACACTTTTTCCAAAGCCTCTCTCACCTCCGAACAAGCCCGTACTATTAAG GTTCTTGAACAAAGAGTTCGGACTTTAGAGCGAGAATTAGATAATGCTATTTCTGCTGCTGCTCATGCACGGACTGAGAAAAGACAGGCTGAGGCAGCTCAGAAGGCTGCTGAACTACGTGCACAAGAGGTTACAAGAGAGCTGGAAAATACTACAA GAGTATTTGAGCTGCACATGGAAGAGCTGCGTGCAAAGCAAGAAGAGATAGCCAAGCGAGATAAGGAAATCAAACTTCTAGAGGCCATAATTCAGACACTTGGAGGCAAAGGCTCCCATTCTTCCAATGAATGA